The sequence below is a genomic window from Variovorax paradoxus B4.
TCGCGCGAGCGGCTGCAGGCCGGATTCGTCGTGCCCTTCATGCACCACATCGTGCTCGACGGCGAGCTGCGCATCGGCTTCGTCACGCTCAAGCCCGAGGACGCGGATGCGCTGCGGCTGGACCACCTCTATCTGCGCACCGGCTTCCAGGGCCTGGGCATCGGCGAGTGGGTGCTCGAGTGGGCCAAGTCGCAGGCGCGCGAACAGCAGGTGGACATCAAGCTCACCGCGCTCGTGCAGAGCGATGCCAACCGCTTCTACCTGCGGCACGGCTTCGTGCTCGAGGGCGAAGAGGGCGTCGACCTGCACTACCGCTGGCGCGTGACGTCCCCGGGGGACGCGTGCTGAACCCGGCTTCCGCCGCCCTGGAACGCGCGATCGCCGAATCGGACGGCATGGCGCAGCGCCGGGCGATCGCCAAGGCCATCACGCTGCTCGAATCGACCCGCGCCGACCATCGCGCGCAGGCCGACGAACTGCTCACCGCGCTGCTGCCGCGCACCGGCAATTCGTTTCGCCTCGGTATCTCGGGCGTACCGGGCGTCGGCAAGTCGACCTTCATCGAAACACTGGGCCTGCTGCTGATCGACAAGGGGCACCGCGTCGCGGTGCTCACCATCGACCCGTCCTCCACCGTTTCGGGCGGCTCCATCCTGGGCGACAAGACGCGCATGGAGCGGCTCTCGGTGCACGAGCGCGCCTACATCCGTCCGAGTCCGTCGAGCGGCACGCTCGGCGGCGTGGCCGAGAAGACACGCGAGGCCATGCTGGTGTGCGAGGCCGCCGGCTACGACATCGTGATCGTCGAGACCGTGGGCGTGGGCCAGAGCGAGACCGCCGTCGCCGGCATGACCGACATGTTCGTGCTGATGCAGCTGCCCAATGCGGGCGACGACCTGCAGGCGATCAAGAAGGGCGTGATGGAGCTGGCCGACCTGGTCGTCATCAACAAGGCCGACATCGACAAGGACGCCGCGACGCGTGCGCAGGCACAGATCACCTCTGCCCTGCGCCTCTTCGGCCACCAGGGCAACCCGGAGCACGCGCACGCGGTGCACGACGCGCACAGCGGCGCGGAGGTGCGCTTCTGGCTGCCCAGGGTGCTGCAGCTCAGCGCGCTCGCGGGCACGGGCGTCGATGCCTTCTGGGATGCCGTCATGCAATTCAGGCAACTGCAGACCGCCAACGGCAAGCTCGCCAGGCGCCGCGAAAAACAGGCCACCGCCTGGATGTGGGAACGCATCGACGCCGGCCTCAAGCAGGCCTTCAGGCAGCACGCGCAGGTGCGCGAACTGCTGCCGCAGCTCACCCAGCAGGTGGCGGAGGGCTCGCTGCCCGCATCGACGGCGGCGCGCCAGCTGCTTGCGGCGGCCGCCATCACCGCCAGACCATGACAACACACGAAATTCAGGACCACAGCTTCGGAAGCACACCATGCAAGAACTGATCGAACAACTCGAAAAGAAGCGCGCGCAGGCGCGCATGGGCGGCGGGCAGAAGCGCATCGACGCGCAGCACGCCAAGGGCAAGCTCACGGCGCGCGAGCGCATCGAGCTGCTGCTGGACGACGGCACTTTTGAAGAATGGGACATGTTCGTCGAGCACCGCTCGGTCGATTTCGGCATGGCCGAGCAGAAGATTCTCGGCGACGGCGTGGTCACCGGCTACGGGATGATCAACGGCCGCCTGGTGTTCGTGTTCAGCCAGGACTTCACGGTGTTCGGCGGCGCGCTCAGCGAAGCGCATGCCGAAAAGATCTGCAAGGTGATGGACCAGGCCATGAAGGTCGGCGCACCCGTCATCGGTCTCAACGATTCGGGCGGCGCGCGCATCCAGGAAGGCGTGGCCTCGCTCGGCGGCTATGCCGACGTGTTCCAGCGCAACGTGATGGCTTCCGGCGTGGTGCCGCAGATCAGCATGATCATGGGCCCGTGCGCGGGCGGTGCGGTGTACTCGCCGGCCATGACCGACTTCATCTTCATGGTGAAGGACTCGAGCTACATGTTCGTCACCGGCCCCGAGGTGGTGAAGACCGTGACGCACGAGAGCGTCACGGCCGAGGAGCTCGGCGGCGCCGTCACCCACACCACGCGCAGCGGCGTGGCCGACATGGCGTTCGAGAACGACGTCGAGGCGCTGATGATGCTGCGCCGCCTGTACAACTACCTGCCGCTCAACAACCGCGAGAAGCCGCCGGTGCGCCTGGGCAACAACGGCCAGGGCGACCCGGCCGACCGGCCCGACTACTCGCTCGACACGCTGGTGCCCGACAACCCGAACAAGCCCTACGACATCAAGGAGCTGATCCTCAAGGTGGTGGACGACGGCGACTTCTTCGAGCTGCAGCCCGACTACGCGAAGAACATCGTGATCGGCTTCGCGCGCATGGAAGGCCAGACCATCGGCATCGTGGCCAACCAGCCGCTGGTGCTCGCGGGCTGCCTGGACATCAAGAGCAGCATCAAGGCCGCGCGCTTCGTGCGCTTCTGCGATGCCTTCAACATTCCCGTGGTCACCTTCGTCGACGTTCCCGGCTTCATGCCCGGCACGGGGCAGGAGTACGGCGGCATCATCAAGCACGGCGCCAAGCTGCTCTATGCGTATGCGGAGTGCACGGTGCCCAAGATCACCGTCATCACGCGCAAGGCCTATGGCGGCGCGTACGACGTGATGGCCTCCAAGCACCTGCGCGGCGACGTCAACCTGGCCTGGCCGCGCGCCGAGATCGCGGTGATGGGCGCCAAGGGCGCGGTGGAAATCATCTTCCGCGAGGACAAGAACGACCCCGAGAAACTCGCGGCCCGCGAGGCCGAGTACAAGGCGCGTTTCGCCAACCCGTACGTGGCGGGCGCCCGCGGCTACATCGACGACGTGATCCTGCCGCACGAAACGCGCAAGCGCATCTGCCGCTCGCTGGTGATGCTGCGCGAGAAGAAGCTCGAGAACCCGTGGCGCAAGCACGGAAACATCCCACTGTGAGCGGCACGGAGAAGAAGAACATGTTCAAGAAGATCCTGATCGCCAACCGCGGCGAAATCGCCTGCCGCGTCATCCAGACGGCCAAGAAGATGGGCATCCTCACCGTCGCCGTCTACTCGGAAGCCGACAAGGAAGCCCGCCACGTCGAGCTGGCCGACGAGGCCGTGCACATCGGCGCCGCCCCGAGCCGCGAGAGCTACCTGCAGGCCGACCGCATCATCGAAGCCTGCAAGAAAACCGGCGCCGAGGCCGTGCATCCGGGCTACGGCTTCCTGTCGGAGAACGAAGCCTTCGCGCGCAAGGTCGAGGAAGAGGGCATTGCCTTCATCGGGCCGAAGCACTATTCGATCGCGGCCATGGGCGACAAGATCGCCTCCAAGAAGCTTGCGAACGAGGCCCAGGTGAACACCATCCCGGGCTGGAACGACGCCATCGAGACGGCCGAGCGCGCCGTCGAGATCGCCAAGGACATCGGCTACCCCGTGATGATCAAGGCCTCGGCCGGCGGTGGCGGCAAGGGCCTGCGCGTGGCCTACAGCGACAAGGAAGCCTTCGAGGGCTTCACCTCGTGCCGAAACGAGGCGCTGAGCAGTTTCGGCGACGACCGTGTGTTCATCGAGAAGTTCGTCGAGGAGCCGCGCCACATCGAGATCCAGGTGCTGGGCGATTCGCACGGCAACGTCATCTACCTGAACGAGCGCGAGTGCTCGATCCAGCGCCGGCATCAAAAGGTGATCGAGGAGGCGCCTTCGCCCTTCATCAGCGATGCCACGCGCCGTGCGATGGGCGAGCAGGCGGTGCAGCTGGCCAAGGCCGTGAAGTACCAGAGCGCGGGCACGGTGGAGTTCGTGGTCGGCAAGGACCAGAGCTTCTACTTTCTCGAGATGAACACGCGGCTGCAGGTGGAACACCCGGTGACCGAATGCATCACGGGGCTCGACCTGGTCGAACTGATGATCCGCGTGGCGGCCGGCGAAGAGCTGCCGCTCACGCAGGCCGAGGTCAAGCGCAACGGCTGGGCCATCGAATGCCGCATCAATGCCGAGGACCCGTTCCGCAGCTTCCTGCCTTCGACCGGCCGCCTGGTGAGGTTCCAGCCGCCGGCCGAGACCATGTTCGCGAGCGACACCGAGCACCTGAACGGCGTGCGGGTGGACACCGGCGTGTACGACGGCGGCGAGATTCCGATGTACTACGACTCGATGATCGCCAAGCTCATCGTCCACGGCAAGGATCGGCAGCACGCGATTGCACGCATGCGCGAGGCGCTCAACGGCTTCGTGATCCGCGGCATCAGCAGCAACATCCCGTTCCAGGCCGCGCTGCTCGCGCATCCGAAGTTCGTGGCGGGTGATTTCAACACCGGCTTCATCGCCGAACACTACGGCAACGGCTTTCATGCGGAAGACGTGCCGCACGCCGATCCTTCGTTCCTGATCG
It includes:
- a CDS encoding GNAT family N-acetyltransferase — translated: MGDLLSRLSLQPVESSDFEAMLALRVDAMRPSLERVGRFDPARSRERLQAGFVVPFMHHIVLDGELRIGFVTLKPEDADALRLDHLYLRTGFQGLGIGEWVLEWAKSQAREQQVDIKLTALVQSDANRFYLRHGFVLEGEEGVDLHYRWRVTSPGDAC
- the meaB gene encoding methylmalonyl Co-A mutase-associated GTPase MeaB encodes the protein MLNPASAALERAIAESDGMAQRRAIAKAITLLESTRADHRAQADELLTALLPRTGNSFRLGISGVPGVGKSTFIETLGLLLIDKGHRVAVLTIDPSSTVSGGSILGDKTRMERLSVHERAYIRPSPSSGTLGGVAEKTREAMLVCEAAGYDIVIVETVGVGQSETAVAGMTDMFVLMQLPNAGDDLQAIKKGVMELADLVVINKADIDKDAATRAQAQITSALRLFGHQGNPEHAHAVHDAHSGAEVRFWLPRVLQLSALAGTGVDAFWDAVMQFRQLQTANGKLARRREKQATAWMWERIDAGLKQAFRQHAQVRELLPQLTQQVAEGSLPASTAARQLLAAAAITARP
- a CDS encoding acyl-CoA carboxylase subunit beta, translating into MQELIEQLEKKRAQARMGGGQKRIDAQHAKGKLTARERIELLLDDGTFEEWDMFVEHRSVDFGMAEQKILGDGVVTGYGMINGRLVFVFSQDFTVFGGALSEAHAEKICKVMDQAMKVGAPVIGLNDSGGARIQEGVASLGGYADVFQRNVMASGVVPQISMIMGPCAGGAVYSPAMTDFIFMVKDSSYMFVTGPEVVKTVTHESVTAEELGGAVTHTTRSGVADMAFENDVEALMMLRRLYNYLPLNNREKPPVRLGNNGQGDPADRPDYSLDTLVPDNPNKPYDIKELILKVVDDGDFFELQPDYAKNIVIGFARMEGQTIGIVANQPLVLAGCLDIKSSIKAARFVRFCDAFNIPVVTFVDVPGFMPGTGQEYGGIIKHGAKLLYAYAECTVPKITVITRKAYGGAYDVMASKHLRGDVNLAWPRAEIAVMGAKGAVEIIFREDKNDPEKLAAREAEYKARFANPYVAGARGYIDDVILPHETRKRICRSLVMLREKKLENPWRKHGNIPL
- a CDS encoding acetyl/propionyl/methylcrotonyl-CoA carboxylase subunit alpha → MFKKILIANRGEIACRVIQTAKKMGILTVAVYSEADKEARHVELADEAVHIGAAPSRESYLQADRIIEACKKTGAEAVHPGYGFLSENEAFARKVEEEGIAFIGPKHYSIAAMGDKIASKKLANEAQVNTIPGWNDAIETAERAVEIAKDIGYPVMIKASAGGGGKGLRVAYSDKEAFEGFTSCRNEALSSFGDDRVFIEKFVEEPRHIEIQVLGDSHGNVIYLNERECSIQRRHQKVIEEAPSPFISDATRRAMGEQAVQLAKAVKYQSAGTVEFVVGKDQSFYFLEMNTRLQVEHPVTECITGLDLVELMIRVAAGEELPLTQAEVKRNGWAIECRINAEDPFRSFLPSTGRLVRFQPPAETMFASDTEHLNGVRVDTGVYDGGEIPMYYDSMIAKLIVHGKDRQHAIARMREALNGFVIRGISSNIPFQAALLAHPKFVAGDFNTGFIAEHYGNGFHAEDVPHADPSFLIALAAYVHRRYRARASGISGQLEGHGVKVGEQFVVVELGPEGKHVHHPVSVTDFHGKTGASAVAVGGKNYKIDSGFALGAIRVQGTVNDRPFTAQVERGAGKNPLALRVSHDGTQVEAMVLSPQGARLLGLMPYKAPPDLSKFLMSPMPGLLVEVSVQPGQQVRAGEKLAVIEAMKMENVLFATQDGVVGKISAGKGESLAVDQIILEFN